The nucleotide sequence AACAAATAGAACACTTAACATTTCCTGAATTGGAGAATGTGTGTAACAACCCTGCTACGTCAGTGGATGATGTGCTAAACTTGAAATTGTAATATGTACTGCTTGTATTATGATTCAGATATCAATgccaaatatatttatatatttgattaCTTTGTATTAATTATGCCAAAGCTTTATATGCTCGATTATAAAAAATCAAAAATGATGGCTAGCCATGTATTGTTGTTAGCATTTTACGTCATGACAGTCGTAGATACAATCTATTGCCTGGATGCTCAACGGAGTTCTACGTCATCCGCTGCCATTTCAACCTTTTGTTTATGATTGAACTTCTGCCACCGAGAATAAACTTCTCTTCTGTgggcagggatgacacacagctttgtGACATCTGATTAAAAATCCTTGGATGAATAAAAATAACGAACACTATGCTATAAGAATAATTGTTTGAATTCTTATTACTTAAAGAAATTTTTAAACATTTATGATTGCATCTCATATTCAGAATAGTTGATCAGGCTATTTGAATATGCAATACTACTCATAAATTTTTTTTAAACTCATTGCATTCCACGTTCTCTAGATTTCCTCACCGGAAGGCGCTGCAAGGGTAAATGACCCATTAGGATGTGCCCGTATGATTTTGTATGGCCCCTCCTATCGTGAGCCCAATTTTCCTTGCTTTGCTTGTCTCCTTGCTTCATTGTCCCTTAACACGAATTCCCCTTCTTGAATTGCACATGTCTGACttgtttattataatattttaCCATTTGATGTTTAGCATCCGCTTGACAGATAGCGGCCATGATACGCCTCTGTTCCAATAAATTTAAATTTTCACGCAAAACGGATGAATTGCTTTCTATATCAAATGCTAAAACCCTTTGCGTTGGTACATGAATCTCAGCTGGTATTACTGCCTCAGTTCCATATACCAAGCTGAACGATGTTTCACCCGTGCTCCGTTTTGGCATTGTACGGTGATTCCACAAAACATATGGTACTTCATCTACCCATTTAGTCTGACTTAAACCCAATCTAGCCTTTATGCCAGCTACAATTTCGTTATTTGTGACTTCAACTTCGCCGTTTGCTTGCGGGTGAGCAACAGAAGTGAATGTTTATTTAATGCTTAATTCCTCACACCAACTTTTGAATGGATTATCTGCAAATTATTTAccattatcactaacaatttcgtttggcaAACCATATCTGCACACAATATCATTCCATACAAACTTCTTAATGTTTTCACCCGTTATTAGTGCTAAcacctttgcttcaacccatttggtGAAAAAGTCTATTGCAACcacaatattttttttttgcatTACTAACACTTCTTGGGAATGGTCCTattatgtcaattgcccatttgcgtATTGGCCATGCAGATGATACTGAAATTAAATCATATTTTAGCAAACGCTGGATGGTCCCGTGCCACTGACATGCATCACATGTTCTAATTGTTTCTGCCGTATCCCTATAATTTGTTTGCCAATAATACTCTTGTCTCATAATTCGAGCCACAATGGTTCTATAACCAGAATGTTGTACTCACAAACCTTCATGCATTTCTTTCACCATGTCTACAGCTTTTTGTGGTGTTAAACACCTCAAATTTGGACCGTTAAAAGACTTTCTGTAGAGCATTCCATCCTCTAATACGTAGAGAGGAGCACTTACCTTTATCTGTATTGCTTCTGTGACATCACCTGGAAGTGTTCCGTCCTGCAAATACGTCACATAAGAAGTCATCCAACACGATCCTCCTTCCTCAACGGTTGCTACTACCACTTTTTCATCAATTGATTTATCTTTCAAAACCTCCACCAAAATTTTCTTatgcaaatgatcaaatgttaatgCTGCTAATTTTCTCAACACATCtgcttttttgttcttatttcttGATATTTGCACAACTTTCAAAGTTTCAAAATTCTTGGAAATCTTCTCAACTAACTGAAAGTATCTCCTCATTGATATATCCTTTGCTTCAAACGTCTCATTAACTTGCTGTGCAACAATTTAAGAATCCACATAGGCACGTAAATGCTTTAATCCCATTTCAGACTCTATGCGGAGGTCGGAAAACAATGCCTCATACTTGGCCTCAttgttagattcataaaaacaaAACTTAAGTTCATATGTATGTTCTTCCCCTTCCGGGCTGGTAAGCACCAATCCTGCACCAACTCCTTCCTCACTTAATGCACCGTCAGTATGCAACTCCCACATGCAATTACTGCTTTTGACATTTTATGAATAATCCACTTTTTCAGTTGTTTCTAAAAGAAAATCTGCCAAAATTTTCCCTTTAACTGCATGCCGTGGTGAGAAATTTATTTCATATTCTCCCAACTCAACTGCCCGTTTTGCTAAACGTCCTAACGACTCTCGATGTTTCAAAATTTGTTTTATTGGTTGATCTGTTAAAACAtgaattggatgtgcttgaaaatagcgTCTGAGTCGCCTAGATGTATGTGTTAAATCATATACCAATTTTTTAACGGGCGGATAATTGACTTCACTTTGCTGTAATATTTTACTGACAAAGTATATTGGCATTTGCACACCATTCCATTCTGCGATTAAAACTGAACTAATGGCTTCCGCTGATGCTACCATATATAGAATTAATGTTTCTCCTGCTACTGGTGCAGTTAACGTGGGTAATTCTTTTAAAAGTCGCTTAACATCCTGAAAAGATGTTTCAGCTTCTTCCGTCCACACAAAATCCTTTTTGTTGAAACAACTTTTTTAAAACCCTCATGAACGGCAATGAACAATCTGCTGCTCTAGATAAAAACCTTGTTAAGACTGCCAATCTTCTGTTCAACCTTTGCACTTCTTTCTTTGTTTTTAGAGATACCATATCCTCAATCGCTTGAATTTTCTTTAGATTTTCCTTAATTCCTCTCTCTGTaacaatatgacccaaaaatttgcCCTCTTGTGCACCAAAAGTACATTTTTTAGGATTCAGCATCATATTAACCTTTCTTAGTGATTCAACAATTTCCAGGGTATCTCTAAGAATGCTTTCCTCCGTATAACTCTTGATAACAATATCATCATCATAGGCCTCTACATTCCTGCGTATTTGATCATTAAATGCCTTATCAATGACATACTGGTAAGTTGCTCTTGCATTCTTCAATCCAAAAGGCATTTTTATGTAGCAAAAAATTCTATCTGGTGTGTGGAATTCTATTTTATCTTGATCCCGTATTGCCATGGGCATTTTATGATACCCTTTGAATGCATCCAAAAAAGATTTAAACTGATATCCACTTACGGATTCTACCTTCCAATCTGTTTCTGGCAAAGGGTAGTTATCTTTTGGGCATGCTTTATTTTTgtccgtgaaatccacacacatcctcCATGTGTTATCT is from Rutidosis leptorrhynchoides isolate AG116_Rl617_1_P2 chromosome 10, CSIRO_AGI_Rlap_v1, whole genome shotgun sequence and encodes:
- the LOC139870888 gene encoding uncharacterized protein codes for the protein MWELHTDGALSEEGVGAGLVLTSPEGEEHTYELKFCFYESNNEAKYEQVNETFEAKDISMRRYFQLVEKISKNFETLKVVQISRNKNKKADVLRKLAALTFDHLHKKILVEVLKDKSIDEKVVVATVEEGGSCWMTSYVTYLQDGTLPGDVTEAIQIKVSAPLYVLEDGMLYRKSFNGPNLRCLTPQKAVDMVKEMHEDFFTKWVEAKVLALITGENIKKFVWNDIVCRYGLPNEIVSDNANGEVEVTNNEIVAGIKARLGLSQTKWVDEVPYVLWNHRTMPKRSTGETSFSLVYGTEAVIPAEIHVPTQRVLAFDIESNSSVLRENLNLLEQRRIMAAICQADAKHQMVKYYNKQVRHVQFKKGNSC